DNA from Aphis gossypii isolate Hap1 chromosome 3, ASM2018417v2, whole genome shotgun sequence:
ttgttgAGATAAACGTAGTCGAAGCTTGAATTAGGAGTAATACGGTATGTGTATAATGTCCCACATTTCCACTGTTCTTTTAAACTCGATTTAAACAAGTTGACGTTGACCATATATTTCGAGGGAGATTGTGAAACCTAAGTTTGTTTTTAAGGttactacaaaaatatgtgattatttaaaccaatgatacctataattCGTCTCAATATAGTAATTAGTGATATTTAACTCAACAGCTATTACCCATGGAAGTTTACGACTTTATAACGAGGTACTAGGTATTCGCAGAATTTAGATCTGAGACTACTAGATCtagttatcaattaataagGTAGAGTTAGATATTGCAATGtggtatctatattttaagtgatttaaacattttggcaTAATATTGttgcaaataatatgtaacaattcAAAGAAGGTATATTTGATCACACACCTAATATGACGCGCATACTTTGATTTAGGCGAGTGTCCACCTTTTTGATTTATCTATTGTCTGCTTCGAGACACAGAGTAAATAGTCAAAattctatttcatattttcataaatcataacattataatgaatagtaaacctatacaaattatgaaaatgtagATATCGTTAGTGGacagctaaaaatatttaaaggaaCTTTCAGAATTACACATGCAATAGATAAAAAACTGAAAGtatgtattttgatatatttattaacgttgtaaatcattatgtaaaagaaaatatattataattcaaatgtaggtattttttttttttaaatttagtggtAGTTGatctattaattatacgaACAAAACCTACTAATTCAACATGCTCAAACCGATGTGTAATACCATTTGTGGTATTGTCCTGGATAACcagtaaaatgattattaaatcaattaattacttatagtaaaataataaatttaatttaatgaattataaaattgagtaACCTAACTTAGataaatggtaatatttaattatattttttagtaaattatgaaaagaaaagaaaatataaataattatagaaaaaaaaaaatacattacgtTTAAtaccgtatttttttatatatataaagccagactaaaatattaaaattaggaaCAACAAACATAGATGAATCCAAATAAAATCACTATTATTAAGTTCGTaagttacctatatacaatgagtattaaaattcttttctaagtaattattttaataatatacaaattacaagatATCACTTAATTACTGTAAGTGAACATCTAATTAAtatcaactataaatataattgatgttGGAAAATCAAGGaagaatgaataaaaaaatataatatatcagaaagagaatatcataattaaaattacttctcAATGAATGCTATTTTTGTTCTTCAATTAAACATAAtcgacattttaaatatttttatcttaaatgttaaaagtaatttatatataaaaaaaagttattgtaataaaaaataagatatctTATTGCTATTAACGCATACGGTATTTATTAGATTCGGTCACATCGTtcacatcatttttaaattcgatGTCAATAACAAAGTCCATATCTCGGGTATTGCGTTCATTAGGAGACATAGAAAAAGTGCCGTACACCTCATCATTTCTTTTCACAGTTAAATAGTTATCCAGGTAGAATACAGTTTGTTTCCAATGGGTGTATGGTGATTCTGGAGCAGTTGAAAAGCCAATACGTTTATGACATTTGGTGAACTCAACTGTAAAATAAGTAACCAATGCATGCACATAATCTTGACGACGGACTTGAAGATTAAATGGGGCAGTAAATGTTAAGTCTTCtttttttacagtatacaAATCTACTTCTTTTAATAAACTTGAATTTGTAACAACCTAATGACAAATtgcaacatttaattaatatgacactttaattgaaaatatattaattttacctgCTTAGGTTCTACGCAATCAACTAATGGCTCACTTATAGCAACATTACGTATGGCACTCATATTAAATCCATATACATTTTCCCACCAGTTAATTTTGTCATCTTTATATTGTCTATCCTCAATACCAGTGATGAACAAATTAGCACGATCAGGAAACAACATTccatctaaaataatacaaaatattaggtaaataatatacacatttctaAATAAGTATGATAACTACATTTCGTTTACATCAAATTTTTCaagaaagttaaaatattagaacatttaatataactgtttactatttatagtgaataaaataacagtagaaaactagaaaaacattaatatagcATAGAATTGATCAAAGCCTGAAAACAGAATTAGGTGTTCAACCCCCTCCcattactaacatttttaaagtaggtatacattttataatataaaaaaaactaagaacaaactttatatataattgtacaactacagtttattttaagtatttatacaattaccaTTAGTAATCAAGTTATCACTAATCATATATTGTAATCATAAATCTTAGAAAATAGCATGAATGCTATCAGAATTTTGTCAGATGACAGACTTAATTAGGTTAATAACTACAATTGTTCATTAGTTATGAGTAGTAAGTTTTtagaagaattaaataatattaatttttaacatgtattttatttaatttaaattcttaataacTGTGTATctgtttactatatttttatttcaatatatgaCAGAAAAACtaccataatattgttatacatttctataaaaaatagttgtagatattatatctaaGTGTTGAGAATATGTTAATAACTAAGtgcaagttatttatttaatatgtgaaAACATATTAAGATGAGTTGATCAAATGGTTCAAATATTCTACAATTAATTAGGCAATCtatccattataataatattctatcagATTccataagaaataattttttagttgctATTTTtagactattaaaaaaaaataattaattgaaagatttataaaacaaaatttcattatttctttCTTGCAAAACTTGCTTCTAagttttctaattaaattttatctaagTAGTAAtgactttattataaactttaagaCAATTAAAACCCGATTTGAGGAATAGCTGCAATGAACATCATTTTAACAGATTTTGCTTTTTTGTACACCaacaaataatcaatacattttatagaattcTACACAAGGCTGcttttgttttatgatttaaaatttttaacaattttcattataattatagtgtgtactgtataatattatcattaaaataaaaatataattatatattattaatccatgtaataaaaatactcgTAACTGccccacaattttttttctcaaatacGTGTTTGGAGTtgcctgtttttttttttttgtatatcagtgcttaatattgtaatgatatCTGATtccacattataatattttaattttaaatatctattgtatttaatacatattttttaagcataatataatttaacttacctTCTTTTAACCACTTGTCTCTTGCATAGAGTACAGTATCCAACAtagattcataaaataaacaatatccCATCCAttctgatataataatatctacctTAGTAATACCATCAGGTAAATCTATTTCTTCAAcctaaacaaatacattagaattaaataaataatgtctaaataggtacctaaataatatatttaattcttacTTTTCCTTTGATAATTGTTACAATGTGGTCTAAATGGTTATCTGCTACAATTTGTTTAGCATATTCTACAATATTGGAACACTCTACACCTATTACTTTGGCTGCACCAGCTTTGGCAGCAAACATAGATAAAATTCCTGTACCACATCCAATatctaatacaattttacccTGCAaacaaatagataattttgatttttcttttgacTAACTATGAAagcaatatttgatataaaataaaaattaccttgagtaaatgtttattgtaatacatagAATTCCTATAAGTGAGAGTTCGTACTTCATCCTTTAACATCTCTTCGTGTATGCCAAAATGAGCATATGAATCAAAATAGTAGTCCATTGAAGTCATATCACTTACATTTACAGATCTATTTTTTAATCCGTTTGGTACAGCTAATGCAGATGATGTTTCAGCAACATCATCATCGTCAACAACATTATTATCCATTATTACTTCCATAGGATCGATTTTAGTatcctattaaaatatttgaaaaataggtTGTGATAtggtgaaaaattaattataagggCATTTGGATgaccatattaaaattaaaaaaattgtcatctACAAATTGTTATTTCTTGTAAAAGTAGATTGCTCTGCAAAAATATTGACTGAtgaatttctaaataatattcttatttaaataagtaatttaaaatgaatatgaacctattcaattaatacaattagcAATCTCtagaaaactattataattttttctatagttGTAAGAAGAGTAATGACATTTAGTAGGGTCATGTTACAAGattgacaaatttattaagtgATTTGATTAAAAGATATGGTAATTTGCAATttctattaattcataatacaaaTAGATTGAGATTTTGGTACTTATTACACATACaacatttacattaaaaaatttttcttcCTAATAGTTGggtaaatacaacaaaattctGTCTAAAGAAagcattacaatttataacgtaagtaaatgtaaatgtgtaagtaggtacattattagtaaataaactcagtttttttttaaacaatcagggaatttttattttagatgatatacctactgtgaatattaattttaaattatgagtaATAATGCACATGTGTTTATTTGGgcttattaaattgaaatataattaataaaattgcagtttacctatacttttaacattcattttattcaatcatttttgactgataaattagattaattaattaattaagagatttattttaatttgacatAATGGAAGCATAGTGTTCAAGTTGATGCACACATAAGTTaagataatttgtttaaaattaaggaTGTGTAAAGAACTTACAGTATTAATCTCGGCAGGCGTTTCAATTTGAGACATTATATCTACGTTATAAATAAGTGACTAGttacaatcaaatataaaatacagaatcaaataaaatttaataataattaatgtttagtattaaaaattaatacaaaaaagccGCATTCGGTTGGATTACAAACATTACAGAATAATGAGGATTGAAGAATAGTGGAAATggaaaacatttaacattattgaaGTTGGTAACGACTACATAACCGCATTATTCTTTTGGTTTTTGTCTAaccttaaaattattgtatgttttgTTGATTAACGtcggttatatattttaatcttcaattaaataaattatattattttaaaaaatattttgacttttaaattttaacaggtttttttatttttataaaattgtgttaattTAGGTACGAGACGTTACGACCATCATATTCTCagatatattgattttatttttttcttacacaCTGCTATCTACACGccaatataatgttatcagTTAACAGTTTAAAATCCGCCAGTGGCAGACGGCAGtagtagttataaaaaaagggTGTAATCCTTTAAGTTGTTTACAATGTTGTGTATTCGTAAATGCTAAATtgctaaataataactatagttcTTACTTCTTAGTTGCCAGTTGGTCGTGTACTCTTATCCGCTCTGcagtatatgtaaatatttgttgctTTTTCGttcgtttattgttattatgattgttttgaatttttacgtTCAATCATGAATCGCTGATTCTtcgaaaatttttataaaaaagttatgaatGAGATTTTGtaactaacattttttaaaatggcaTCATTAGCATCAAAGGATTATGATCTGGTGAGTAGtaataatacactttaatTTACGCAAATTGACAACTGAAGGAATTTTTGGGCGGGACGCTTGGGTAGGGTTAACTgacatcaaaattatatacgtattattgtctttaacttaaattatgtattgatcaattatttaatttttatatcagttACTGTAATGTTCACAATACAGTACCTTGAGTGTATGCACCATAGAGTCATgtcatattattgattattttttataattatgtggcttcaaattatttaagctAAGCCTTCAATGGTTTCATTTTTTACacctaatgtattatgtactttcGATGAATAGAATATTAGATAAAGTGCTATGCATTTATCTAGAGCGTTGTTTCTCAACCAGTATGTCAGaaaataagtacaaaatgTGTCATGAAGTATATTAAATGACACAgaatattcaaacattttttctttaatttacataaactaataagtacctatttgatataatttctatgatGATTAAAAAGAAGTTATCTGTTATTGacttattttgcatattttatactaccaattaaaattaaatattacccattattcttatttgtttattgtgtgtcataaagtatacatattttaatagtgtgGTGACATAAC
Protein-coding regions in this window:
- the LOC114121184 gene encoding protein arginine N-methyltransferase 1 is translated as MSQIETPAEINTDTKIDPMEVIMDNNVVDDDDVAETSSALAVPNGLKNRSVNVSDMTSMDYYFDSYAHFGIHEEMLKDEVRTLTYRNSMYYNKHLLKGKIVLDIGCGTGILSMFAAKAGAAKVIGVECSNIVEYAKQIVADNHLDHIVTIIKGKVEEIDLPDGITKVDIIISEWMGYCLFYESMLDTVLYARDKWLKEDGMLFPDRANLFITGIEDRQYKDDKINWWENVYGFNMSAIRNVAISEPLVDCVEPKQVVTNSSLLKEVDLYTVKKEDLTFTAPFNLQVRRQDYVHALVTYFTVEFTKCHKRIGFSTAPESPYTHWKQTVFYLDNYLTVKRNDEVYGTFSMSPNERNTRDMDFVIDIEFKNDVNDVTESNKYRMR